The Zygotorulaspora mrakii chromosome 4, complete sequence nucleotide sequence CCTTCACCTTTATATCAAGGAATATTTTATGGCAGCGTACGACTTTATTACATTACGTCGAAAACTCATCTAAGAAACGTCGTGAAAACAGGATTAGATCGGTGCCTGACTATCAAAACAGCGGAGCAGAATCTGCTGCTCTTTGAGTACAATTTTGGCCAGCAAAGATCGGGTgctttttttatcagaaGTGGAAGATATCTCTCAAGTTATAGTGAAAAACTACAATCCGGCAGTCAGCTGCAAAGTTCCGCATTTTTTAGTTTCATAAATACCCCAGTTTCAGGAGCATCGTCTCATCCAGGGAACAAGTCTAAAATATGCCGCAGCCTCGTGCACTATTTTACGCCACAGAGGGCTCGTCACGAACTCGCGAATACTGCACCAAGCATATAGCTCATAATGACTACTGCATATGTCATGTCACTCCTGAAACTCACTCTACCAACCTTTTCCAGGTGCCCAGCAATGGGATGGGCTGTCCTCTCGACTTGTGACATTACAGCACTAGAAACGTCTTACTGAATCTTTCGCTTGATACCTTTCCTTGCCTTGATTAATAACAGTTTTTTGGCGTTCAGCACTGTGTTTCCATAGAAAACCATCCTTTGAGCATTAATAGTGCCAAAAGAAAGTGCTGATGCTCAGCGGCTAAAATTGATGTCTTCACATCCCTTCTCTTTTAGAACTAACTACCTcgctgaaaaatatcacaaTCACCATATCAATGACTGAATGAGCTGTACAGTCCTCCAATGTAGAGTTCCATCATCTAGCCGTCTATCATATCTCTTGTGGTTGGAATCTAATAGATCTTATGTTAATAGTAACTAGTCTCACACTTGATGTACAATTAGGCTTTTGGTGCTCTATCAGAGTCATGCGTACAAAGCGATGTCCGATCTTCGGTTCCGAAATTTCGGTGATCCTCGGATCCGAAACGTAACTTGAAGTATCATTCCAAAGAGACCGGGTTAACATGCAAGTGCAATCATCAAGGGGAACATGCAAAGTGGAatcttttaaaaagaaGCAGCTTGAGTTCGAAAGATTGCTTGAAATATCTAATTGCTAACCCATAATCATCAACATTTCGATCGCGACAGAGCTGGAATTgatcaaataaaaagagaTATCTGGTGATCATCAATCgacattttcttttttatttgcaAACATTGAACATTGGGATTAAATATAGAACCGAAGCGTTTTAAAGATGTTTAGGAGCCAGGTTTGCAGACGCACATTTGGTAGATTGTTAGCTACCAAGCAACCAACAATTGGTAGATACACTGGTAAACCAAATCCAGCTACAGGAAGATACACGGTGTCGTTTATCGAAGGTGACGGTGTGGGACCGGAGATTTCCAAATCCGTTAAGGAAATTTTCAGTGCAGCCAAGGTTCCAGTGGATTGGGAAGTGTGTGAGGTCAAGCCATTGTTGGTTAATGGTGTCACTACAATCCCGGAGCCTGCAGTGAAATCTATCAACAAAAACCTAATTGCGTTGAAGGGTCCGCTAGCCACGCCAATTGGTAAAGGTCATAGATCGATGAATTTGACACTAAGAAAGACCTTTGGTCTTTTCGCGAATGTTCGTCCAGCTAGGAGTGTAGAGGGCTTCAAAACTACTTATAGCGATGTTGACTTGGTTCTGATCAGAGAAAATACTGAAGGTGAATATGCAGGTATTGAGCATGTTATCGTGCCAGGGGTTGTTCAATCGATTAAATTGATCACCAGGGAGGCCTCTGAGAGAGTCATCAGATATGCTTATGAATATTGTAGAGCTGTTGGTAGACCAAGACTGGTTGTTGTTCATAAATCTACCATTCAGAGACTAGCTGATGGTTTATTTGTTACTGTGGCTAAGGAGATGGCTTCTGAATTCCCAGATATTAAATTGGAGACCGAACTAATCGATAATACAGTTTTGAATGTTGTTTCAAACCCAGGTCAATATACTGATGCTGTCTCAGTGTGTCCAAACTTATACGGTGATATCTTATCTGATTTGAACTCTGGTCTGAGCGCAGGTTCTCTAGGTTTGACTCCATCGGGTAATATTGGTCACAAAGTTTCTATTTTTGAGGCGGTTCATGGTTCTGCTCCAGATATTGCTGGTCAAAATAAGGCAAACCCAACCGCTTTATTATTATCTTCAGTTATGATGTTGAACCACATGGGTTTAAATGAATACGCTGatagaattgaaaaagcCGTTTTGTCTACTATTGCCGCAGGTCCAGAAACTAGAACCGGTGATTTAGCTGGTAGTGCATCAACTTCCTCATTCACGGCAGCTGTCATTGGAAAACTATGAAAGATAAACTATGCGCTTTTACTATATTAAGTCAATTACCGGTACTTCactttttctcaaattttatctttcttttgttccAATTGTTTTCCCCATACATGCTAATATGTAAATATTATCCAGATAGAAGTATGTATAGTACTGATATATATTATATATACCTATGTTGAAACGAATAAGACtaacaaagaaaaaagcaaGATTTATTGCACGCTTCTTATGTACTGATAGTCATAGACAGAGTCAActgaaatgaaatttctcttCCACGATGTTATCTCACCTTTATCATCATCGATGTTAAAAACTCTCACATTCGCAGGCATATCAAACATCTTGCCTAACCCGACACCAGAACTTCCCCCATAACATAGCCATATTTCGtcatttgatttcaaacagCAGTCATTGTTGTGTTCGTAGCCACAGCTCATTGCCATTatcttgaatcttttcagAATATCTCCCAAATTTGAATCTATTTTTAAACTGGATTCAAGAGCAAATCTTTCATTATATTGTCCAATCAATGGAAACGATCCTTCCGGTCTATATTCTTTGATTGGCAAGCTTCGGAAAGCtaaagaatattttggcAATGACAATCTCTCTctttcaataaaaaaaggttCCACGCTCTTGAACGAATCCAAGACATAAAGCACTATGTCAGATCCCGAGTTCAACTTGATATCAATAGCCATGTGATTGTTTAAGGAAGACCATTTATTCATGCAAAATGGTAATCGTGAAATAAATGCCGTGATCTGGGTCTCTGTTGCATATAGAGAATAATCGGCTTCTCCAAATGAGAACGCGTAAGATATACCTTTTCGTATCATCGGTTGCACAAGTTTTAAGATGCAAGCTTGGTAATCGAACGACTTGAGACCATCAAGAAAATCACCGGTAATAACAACAAGGTCGGGAACTTCTCTATCAAGTATAttaataatgaaatttaCAGTCTGGAATTCATTCAACAATATTGTCCCATCGTCAGAGCATCTAAAGTGCACATCCgttatttgcaaaattttgaatgacCTATCATGAGTCATAGGTAATTTTAAGCGTAAAGAATCGTCAAACGGCTCCACTTCGGGCTCAGAGAGACTTTTGACCTTTTTTGTTATTGAAAGCGGTATATATTTGTTCGATTTGACATAGGGCCTGAAATACTCACTGATAACTTCTTTCCATTGTGGCCTGGATTCAACAAATCCTGCTCCTAGATATACTTCAATGTCAACTAGTGGGTCGTTCCTGCTCTCGTATTTACACCATATGCCACCCCCTTTGTATTGCCAATCTTCACCTAGCAGGTGTATTTCTCCCTTACTTTTATGATTCCACGGGCTAAATCTTTCCCATATCGATGGCTCTTGCTGGTATATATGCTTATGAAACGCTGAACTATCCCTGGATTGTATCAACTTTTGTACTTCGGACAAAACACGTAGCGGTACAGTCAATGGATCTTTTGAGATAGCAAGATCAGTCATGGGCTGAGAATTGCTCGATTTTTTCCATCTATGCACGTATACGTAAGTGTCATACAAAACACCAGATTCTATAGCGTAGGAAGTCTCCTCAGACAGATTCTTTGAGACTCTCGCCCATGCTGCTAAATTTCTGTCAGCTGAACTAAGGGGCCTAATGAGTGACTGGCATTGTCTGAACCAACGATAacatttgataaattggaTGTCATCAATCAGCCCACCTTGATACTCCGAAGTTTGAGGGTGGAAGATAATGTTAGcaatatgaaaaatcagTTGAGCcctgaaaaagaagactGCAAAAACGATCGTGAATACAAGTGTTCTATTGAGACTTCTTATGCTTCGTTTGCGTCGTAATCTCATCAATTAAGACTATGCTGAGGAACCTGACGCCAATAGGAAACTGCTGtcaaatgataaaaaaataaaaatatgcCCTCAAACTGAACAAGATATCGTGGTCAGTCCATGAATACACGACTAGCACCTGAGCTTCATGAAAAttatgaaattttcaatcatAAATTGATATATATAGTATTTCTTTAGGCTATTCCGTTCTCAAAggcattctttttttttcacacTTATATACTTAAATATAGATCAGATCACATTTCCCGATTTGTTAAAAAAGCATACACGGAGCTGCAAAGAATGAAACACGAGCATATCACAGAGAAGGCGAAGACTCGACGATTGAAATAATCGTTTAGTTGGATATTAGCCTCGGAGCTTCACATTAGACTATTCTGTACAGCTGTATTCTACGCACTATAATCATGGGCATACTCCTCATGCTGGTGCTTCTGATGAGACTTGTTCAGTTCCAGCTGGTCCAGTTTCGCAAAATTTAGGCAGCCTTCGTTCATTTCTAGGGCCCTGTTGACCTGGTCAATTTGCGGAATAAAGTGTTCTTTGCAATATATGAACATTAAAGGTGATTCACTTGCTTGCTTGGTACACTGTTTAATAGAGTCTTGAACTTCAAGTTCGGAAGAGCAAGTTCGTACCTTGAAATCCGATCCTGCCATGTTGCAGTGCACGTAGTGCCAAGTACCAGATCTGTCTCTTGAGAAGTAGTTATAGGGCGAAATTGCAGCCAATGTTAGGATGTATGGTTCGTCTATGAGACCTCTGTCCTTTGCGGTATTCACAAGAGATATTTCTGGGTGTGATAAGTTCCACTCTGTTTGTAATTGTTGAGCTAAATGTTTGTATTCGTTAGTTCTAGTGGTCTTCCTTGATaatatttcatctttcaataaCAGTAGCTGGTTTATCAAATCACTATCCTTATTGTCAAGCTGCAAATAATCTATTGTACTGTTCAAAAACTTCAGAATATCTTTACCTTggaagcttttcaaatttgtaaTATCTTGTAAGATGCTCCTTGATAATAGTTGCGCCTGTTTCcttttctccaaaattgGTCTGATTAATTCATCCTTACATTTCTTCGTGTATAATTGAGGGTAAAATTTTAATGGAACTTCCACACCTTCAGTGAGGTTAACGTGCTCTGTGGATTCGTCCATTTCATCAAACACTATGGTTAGAATAGGCGCAATCACATCCAAAGAGTTTTCGTTCTTCTCTGCTTCGCTATCGTTTTCATGATTAATTTCAAGATTAATTGATTCGTCAGGATGCAGAAGTGCATTAAACATCCGGTAAAGATTTGAATCATACTCTTCAggcaaaaaatgaaacaaagATAACCATGTTTGTTTAGTAGACTCATCAACCGACGGTGTATGAAATGCTGATGAAATgaataaatttttgatctcATTTGTGTCAAAGTCTGGACACATTTCAAGATCAATGGCCAAAGATTTTATGAAAGCCGGTAGTATTTCATAAAGGTGCTCAGCTTCACCGAGTTTCCTTTGTATTTGAGAATCTAATGCTATGGCGAACATCTTGGAACGAACAAAAGCTCTATCTGAAATGGTTGAATTTACGATCGATCCGAATTTTTGCAACTGCCAAAGTAGTTCAGGCTGCATTATATTACTATCTTCTGATTTTGCTGTTGGAATTAGTTCCTGCTCCTCGTTAAAATCTAGCTTCAATAAAGGCTTATTTACGCTGATTCCCTTGAACCAGTTTTTGTCATAGTTCAAGTCCTTGAAATCAGGTCTGAACAAGTACTGCGGGAGATAATTGACAACAAATAGAGAAAATAAGGCAAAGtagttttcaaataaaaagtTTGGTGGCAAAGGTAAAACGATTGTACTATcgtcaatttcaaatttatgAATGGACAATTTGTCGTCCGATGTATTCGGTGGGGAGCTCTCAAACTGCACATCGGAGTCATCAGAATCTGTATCAATTATTTGCTCAGTTCTTGTCGTAGCAATTATATTTGAGAGATCACCCTTATTGAAGCCATTCGCGGACGATGCTAACTCTACATGCTCACCCTTACCGATGAAAGAGCTGTCTTTCACATTTTCCCTGATTGGTTGGTTAATTTCGTCAGGTAATTCATTCGAAAATATGTagcttgctgctgcttcGATATTGCCACCCGCTTTATTTAAAGCATTTTTGGCCACATCTTCTGGGATACCCATATCCATCAAAGATTGAACAGCCCTCTCCATATCTATTGAGTCGCACCAAGACACGCGGTATTCCTCTATGTAAGATCAGCTGGCTGAATTAAAACAAAACCCTTTTCGTATTATATATTTGGAGATACATAGCTGCAAGACTTAGATCACATGATGCATGCGTATAATAAATGAAGCGGCGAACCTTACCAAGCGTACAGGTGGCGTTTAGTATAACTTTAATTTTATTGATGCCTATTAATCATATTCtcaatcaaaaattatCTTGTTGTAAGATTCATGCTAATGGACCGGGCTTGCATTCTGATTGGATTTACAAAATAAGCTGAAATGCATACCCGCAGTATGCAGATAATTCATTATTCAAATTACTCTGACATTACAGACCCCCTCTTGATCAATTTCGAACCTTTCCAGTGCTAGAAATCCCCTACTATCACTCTCTGCCATGccaaatatttctcttGGTCAAAGCGGGCCTAGCTTTGCAATAAGTCAGGTGATAATACCTTCAAGACAAACGACATAGATTAATTAGCAAAGGAGTATCAGTAACGTAACCTTTGTGTGACATATTCAATCTCATCTTTCAAGCAGCATTGAGCGATGGATAACGAATTGCTCCAGGATATCCCACATCAGGTGCTGGAGACGCTAGAGGCAGGCACTGTTAGAGAACCGAAGAATGACGACGTTGACGTACACAGCTCCGGTTTCAACGTCAACGGTATACTGTCATTCACTGGCTCGTGTATGATCAACTTGAtattaccatttttcaatggtcTGATGTTAGGATTCGGTGAACTTTTAGCTCACGAAATATGCTGGAGaaagaatattttcaacCGTTTGACCAACAAGGGCTATAGGGTGTACCCACAGACAAGAATCAcaagagaaagagaaagaaattcGTCAGCAGGGAAGTTTCTCTAAAAGTTCCATTTGACTATATTTAACTATATAGTTTATTATTACATATGTAACAAGTTTTCTGGCTTATCATAGAATGTTCTGTAGCTCCTATTTGTACCGATAGGAAATTTCTTGATGTACCCGCATCGACATTCCCAAACCAATATGTCCTTCCCATCAGAGGCTTGCTTCAGAGTCATCTGGACAGTACGTTTTGGCACCAGTACTCTGTGACATTTCTTACAAAAGGTTCTCTTAACATAAGGCAAAAGGCTGctttttgtctttttgcTAACCAGATCCATATTCTTGATGTACATTCGTGAGAGGCCTTGATCTGTATCCTGCCTATTTGCTGCCGTTTGCCACATCGACAACTGATACAGGTAGTTCATCcgctgaaaattttcagcattaCCAATGCTCTTTGGTGGATCCGAAAGAATCGTTCCATCTTCATTTACCGCAAGCGTCCTTCTTTGTTTGATCTTAGCCATTGCGGTGCACCGTCGCTTCAGGGAAGTAGACCGCCCATCTCATCACCAGAAACAGTatcctcttcttctatTGTTTGTCCATCGGACGTGCTTCCGTAGTTTGGGTTACCCGCATGTGGTCTAGGGACGATACAAAGATCGAGTCCACCATCAACAGCAAGATCCTCGGACCataaattcaataataGAATACTCAAAATCCCGTGCTTCTGTACTTGGAGCTGCGTTATGCTCAAAGATTTATTCCTGGAATCAGATCTCAAAGAATTTGTGACTATAATCAGTTCAAATAAGATGATCAAAACATCAAGGAACCAAACAAACCATTTGCCCCGTTCAGAACAATCTAATTCTCCCAGCAACAGCAGTGTAGTAAATCCAAATCGGTTCTGACAGAATTTCTCATCCAgcttcaaacaaaaatggtATGAGAAAGAGTAAATCGTTTGCGTTAAGATaattatttggaaatattTAAGCGCTCTTAACAGTATCGCCTTTATAGCTGCATCATCCAGTATCACGCTGACATCGCTATCATCATCGACCTCAGCTTCATTAGCAGGTCCGGAATTGCCAGCGGACCATTGATTTCGTTTGAGATATGCCAGCATCAGACTCTTGATGAAGTCGCTCAAAGATATTAAAATGAGTGCGAAGACAGCCAGCATTAAGGAGCCATCCCTCACGTAGCGCAGGTACACACAAGCGTAACAAGCCATGGCCAGCTCCCCTGTAAACAATAGCTTGTTCCTAACATTATCTGATGCACTACTGTTAATCATATCTTCTGGCATATATACCACTAAACGGCTCATAAGCAAGCCTCATAGATGGCTTTAATGCTTCCTTATACTCCTCCTAAAGGGCGtctatttttatttgaatatGTCGTGATTCGTGACATTCATCACTTGCTGCGCAAGTTTAAGTCAAGTCGGAATTGAGATTTTATTGAGATTTCAGTTCACTTTGAAACTCAACATTTTGAGCCATTGAAGTCTTGAAGTTGCCGTTTCCAGTTTATTCACGACTTCATTAAGATACTGTAGGTATAATGTTCCGCTACAATACTTCAGAAGCTGCTGTAAGGACCGCTTTCTCAACGGTTTCGAAGAAGCAGTTGGGGTTCAGATTGGCAAGTAAGAAGACGAGTCCATGGGCGGCTTCAATTGTGGCAAGCTCCATGATTCATAGGAGATATGTTACGCTTTCTAATGAGAGACAGGAACCATCCATATCTGATGTAGAAAGTATTCCAAGAGCGAAAGCAGGCAAGAACGCATCGTCACCGTTATCGTCACCATCGGTGAAGTCTGGTGTCGCTAAGGCTGCCAATGCCTCTGCTAGTAATACTTCTAATGCCTCTAGTGCTGCTAATGCTCCTAATACTCCTAATGCAGCTTCATCATCTGCTGTACCTCCATCATCTGCTGCATCTTCATCTCCGGCGCCAAATGTGTCGAAACCTAAAAAGACAAAGGAACCACTTATGCAAAGGATTAAGCACGAGATTAAACATTATGTAAATGGTACAAAACTTTTGGGATTTGAAATAAAAGTCTCAACAAAAttgcttttcaaatttgtgCAGGGCTATGAGTTAACAAGACGTGAAATCAATCAACTGAAGAGAACTATGGGAGATATATTTAGGCTAGTGCCATTCTCAGCTTTTCTCATTATCCCGTTCGCTGAACTGCTGTTGCCGGTGGCTCTTAAAATTTTCCCAAATCTCTTGCCATCCACTTACGAGTCCGGTAAGGACAAGCAGGcgaaaagaaacaaactGATCGaaattagaaaaaaaacttcagATTTCTTGCATGACACACTGGAGGAATCGTCTTTATTGAGTTATAACTCTATTGAAAGCACcgagaagaagaaaacatttttgaatttctttaaaaaaCTCTATTCGCCTAAAGATGGCAAGGCCAACGTTTTCACACATGAAGAAATTCTAACAGTTGccaaaatgttcaaaaatgacaCCGTTTTAGATAATTTATCGAGACCCCAATTGGTTGCAATGTCAAAATTCATGTCTATCACACCTTTTGGAAATGATAATATGCTGAGATATCAAATTCGTCATtccttgaaaaaaatcatggGTGATGATAAAGTTATCGATTATGAGGGCATCAACTCTCTATCGACCGATGAAATTTATCTGGCTTGTGTCTCTAGAGGTGTAAAAGCATATGGTGTACCTACTGAAGAGCTTAAGGAAAATCTTAAGGTGTGGTTGGATTTAAGATTAAGGCAAAAAGTACCATCAGTACTACTAGTCCTAAGCTCAACTTACACATTTGGTGGATTGGAGAAAAGACATGAAATGAATCAAAAGGCGTACAGCCCTATCgctgaagaaaaggagaaaaaaaacaggtACGATGAGCTCATGGATGTCTATTATGATGGTATTTTACAGGTCTTAAGTTCTATCCCTGATCCAGTATATAATGTCGCAAAATTGGACGTCTCAGAATCCAAATCACCTGCTGCTCCTACCCCTCCTGCTACAGTTGCATCCGAACACTCAGACTCTGGCCCAGTTGCGAGTGCGAAcgaagttttgaaatccCTGAAGGAAGCAGGAAAAGAACCAAATGATTTCGCTGAAGCTGCTGAAGAAGCGCAACAAGCAACGAAGGCTGCAGAGAAACAACCCTCCGTTGCAGTGAAAACATCAGAACCCGCAAAGGAAGAACAAACcgaagaagttgaaaagcaacacgaagaagaagagccTATTTCAAGAACTGATGAGAACGAATTTAAGTTGAATGTTTTGAAGGAGCAAGAAGCCTTGATCAAAaaggaacaagaagaagcaaaGGAAAGAACGTCTGCACTTCCTATTTCTGATGATATAACTcttgatgaagatgataaatCACAACCACCAATTCCGACTGACCAGGCTCCGGAAACAAAAGTCATCAAGAAGGAATGAAGGCCATATCTGTGATctatttatttatttattgcTTTCCCTCAGCTGGTTGTCTTATCAAATATATTCCTTATataaaatgttcaaaaacataCATACCATAGTAATAACAGAAGGTAAATATTCTATGATCGTGATAATTGCCGACGTTGTAGTTGGACGGGCTTTTTCTTGCATTGACATGACTATAAAATGGGTGCCATGTTCAGCTTTTCACCCTACTTTTTCTCCCGCTTGACTACAAAAAGAGTAATCCTTCTACAAAGAGAAAGCTATAGCAGAGGATACAAATGGTTTCATCGAAGAACATTCAAAACGGATTCCGCATTCCCCCTACAAATCTTTCAGAATTCTTTACATAGACTGTTAACAGTTTTCTGAATATAATTTGCTGTCTAGCAGTGAATTCAAGGCCTGGCCCTGGTACGTGGTACGCGGTAAAGCATGAAGGCCAGATCAGAACCtctcttcaacaaatatgCTAAACTTGTTCCTAAAAATCCAATTGAGACCGAATTAGCAATGTCAAAGGTTCATCTTTCGAAGAACTGGAAGATCCCACCTCGTTTGAAGCCAGGGAGGCGTCCTGATCCTCGCAGCGATGTTAAGAACACATTAGGGAATGAAACAGAACCAAATGGCAAGGAAAGCAATGGTTTTGAGTATGCttctcaagaaaaaaggaaaattcAGAATAGGGATGCCCAGAGAGCATATAGGGAACGGCGTGCCAATAGAATCGATGAGCTGGAGGGAACTGTCGAGACCCTTCAAAATATGGTAAAATCttggagaaaaaagtgTAAGGCCACTCAGGAGGAGCTTTTGCAGAGTAACAAGATTATCTATAATTTgcgaaaagaaaacaagcAGTTGAAAGATAATGTAGAGCAGCTAGAATTAAAGACAGCTTCAAAAGCACTTACGAAGACTCCCCGCAGAGTGAAGAAAACATCCATTTCTCCCGCTCAATCTTCCGATAGCAACGAAAGTAACACCTGTAGTAATGATAGCATGTTGTTCCTGAATCCTGTGTTACAAAATGTcataaaaaatttcaagccCATGAAAGCTGTCACATTAAAGAAACGTAAAATCTCAACGCTATCACAGCCTTCATTATTCGAAGATTCCGCTACTACGCCAGTTTCATACAACAGGTCATCTTCATTGTCAAGAAGCTCTGAGATAACGGTGTCTCCAGATGGTAAATGCGGGTTCTGTTCAGATTCTACTACATGTGTTTGTAAAGAGTTAGAAAAGGAAGCCCAAGAAGTCAAGCTAAAGGATGGTTGCAATGGAAACATTGCTACATGCTTTCGTTGCAGTTCCAAAGTGGAAACGCTGGAGAAGTTGAAAGGGAACTGTGACGTGTCAAGGGAGTCTGGCGTTATATGTCCTTCAAGTCCCCTGATCACCCattcgaaaaagaaacgTTTGAAACTTAACGATGCCAGTTGCATCGATAAACCTCCAAGCGTTTCATCCCACAAATTAGTGGGACATGCTGACGagagtgaagaaaaaaaaaaagatgacGATTCCctcaatatttttgagaTTTCTGATCGATCGAGACCAAATACCTTGAGTTCAGAGTCAAGTCCAGATTCACGAGATAATTCCCTAGCTGTTTCAATAGTCA carries:
- the IDH2 gene encoding isocitrate dehydrogenase (NAD(+)) IDH2 (similar to Saccharomyces cerevisiae IDH2 (YOR136W); ancestral locus Anc_5.473) produces the protein MFRSQVCRRTFGRLLATKQPTIGRYTGKPNPATGRYTVSFIEGDGVGPEISKSVKEIFSAAKVPVDWEVCEVKPLLVNGVTTIPEPAVKSINKNLIALKGPLATPIGKGHRSMNLTLRKTFGLFANVRPARSVEGFKTTYSDVDLVLIRENTEGEYAGIEHVIVPGVVQSIKLITREASERVIRYAYEYCRAVGRPRLVVVHKSTIQRLADGLFVTVAKEMASEFPDIKLETELIDNTVLNVVSNPGQYTDAVSVCPNLYGDILSDLNSGLSAGSLGLTPSGNIGHKVSIFEAVHGSAPDIAGQNKANPTALLLSSVMMLNHMGLNEYADRIEKAVLSTIAAGPETRTGDLAGSASTSSFTAAVIGKL
- the SIA1 gene encoding Sia1p (similar to Saccharomyces cerevisiae SIA1 (YOR137C); ancestral locus Anc_5.474), whose protein sequence is MRLRRKRSIRSLNRTLVFTIVFAVFFFRAQLIFHIANIIFHPQTSEYQGGLIDDIQFIKCYRWFRQCQSLIRPLSSADRNLAAWARVSKNLSEETSYAIESGVLYDTYVYVHRWKKSSNSQPMTDLAISKDPLTVPLRVLSEVQKLIQSRDSSAFHKHIYQQEPSIWERFSPWNHKSKGEIHLLGEDWQYKGGGIWCKYESRNDPLVDIEVYLGAGFVESRPQWKEVISEYFRPYVKSNKYIPLSITKKVKSLSEPEVEPFDDSLRLKLPMTHDRSFKILQITDVHFRCSDDGTILLNEFQTVNFIINILDREVPDLVVITGDFLDGLKSFDYQACILKLVQPMIRKGISYAFSFGEADYSLYATETQITAFISRLPFCMNKWSSLNNHMAIDIKLNSGSDIVLYVLDSFKSVEPFFIERERLSLPKYSLAFRSLPIKEYRPEGSFPLIGQYNERFALESSLKIDSNLGDILKRFKIMAMSCGYEHNNDCCLKSNDEIWLCYGGSSGVGLGKMFDMPANVRVFNIDDDKGEITSWKRNFISVDSVYDYQYIRSVQ
- the RUP1 gene encoding Rup1p (similar to Saccharomyces cerevisiae RUP1 (YOR138C); ancestral locus Anc_5.475); protein product: MERAVQSLMDMGIPEDVAKNALNKAGGNIEAAASYIFSNELPDEINQPIRENVKDSSFIGKGEHVELASSANGFNKGDLSNIIATTRTEQIIDTDSDDSDVQFESSPPNTSDDKLSIHKFEIDDSTIVLPLPPNFLFENYFALFSLFVVNYLPQYLFRPDFKDLNYDKNWFKGISVNKPLLKLDFNEEQELIPTAKSEDSNIMQPELLWQLQKFGSIVNSTISDRAFVRSKMFAIALDSQIQRKLGEAEHLYEILPAFIKSLAIDLEMCPDFDTNEIKNLFISSAFHTPSVDESTKQTWLSLFHFLPEEYDSNLYRMFNALLHPDESINLEINHENDSEAEKNENSLDVIAPILTIVFDEMDESTEHVNLTEGVEVPLKFYPQLYTKKCKDELIRPILEKRKQAQLLSRSILQDITNLKSFQGKDILKFLNSTIDYLQLDNKDSDLINQLLLLKDEILSRKTTRTNEYKHLAQQLQTEWNLSHPEISLVNTAKDRGLIDEPYILTLAAISPYNYFSRDRSGTWHYVHCNMAGSDFKVRTCSSELEVQDSIKQCTKQASESPLMFIYCKEHFIPQIDQVNRALEMNEGCLNFAKLDQLELNKSHQKHQHEEYAHDYSA
- the MIM1 gene encoding Mim1p (similar to Saccharomyces cerevisiae MIM1 (YOL026C); ancestral locus Anc_7.119); this translates as MDNELLQDIPHQVLETLEAGTVREPKNDDVDVHSSGFNVNGILSFTGSCMINLILPFFNGLMLGFGELLAHEICWRKNIFNRLTNKGYRVYPQTRITRERERNSSAGKFL
- the RPR2 gene encoding ribonuclease P protein subunit RPR2 (similar to Saccharomyces cerevisiae RPR2 (YIR015W); ancestral locus Anc_7.118) produces the protein MAKIKQRRTLAVNEDGTILSDPPKSIGNAENFQRMNYLYQLSMWQTAANRQDTDQGLSRMYIKNMDLVSKKTKSSLLPYVKRTFCKKCHRVLVPKRTVQMTLKQASDGKDILVWECRCGYIKKFPIGTNRSYRTFYDKPENLLHM
- the VLD1 gene encoding Vld1p (similar to Saccharomyces cerevisiae YIR014W; ancestral locus Anc_7.117): MSRLVVYMPEDMINSSASDNVRNKLLFTGELAMACYACVYLRYVRDGSLMLAVFALILISLSDFIKSLMLAYLKRNQWSAGNSGPANEAEVDDDSDVSVILDDAAIKAILLRALKYFQIIILTQTIYSFSYHFCLKLDEKFCQNRFGFTTLLLLGELDCSERGKWFVWFLDVLIILFELIIVTNSLRSDSRNKSLSITQLQVQKHGILSILLLNLWSEDLAVDGGLDLCIVPRPHAGNPNYGSTSDGQTIEEEDTVSGDEMGGLLP
- the MDM38 gene encoding ribosome-binding protein MDM38 (similar to Saccharomyces cerevisiae MDM38 (YOL027C); ancestral locus Anc_7.116), producing MFRYNTSEAAVRTAFSTVSKKQLGFRLASKKTSPWAASIVASSMIHRRYVTLSNERQEPSISDVESIPRAKAGKNASSPLSSPSVKSGVAKAANASASNTSNASSAANAPNTPNAASSSAVPPSSAASSSPAPNVSKPKKTKEPLMQRIKHEIKHYVNGTKLLGFEIKVSTKLLFKFVQGYELTRREINQLKRTMGDIFRLVPFSAFLIIPFAELLLPVALKIFPNLLPSTYESGKDKQAKRNKLIEIRKKTSDFLHDTLEESSLLSYNSIESTEKKKTFLNFFKKLYSPKDGKANVFTHEEILTVAKMFKNDTVLDNLSRPQLVAMSKFMSITPFGNDNMLRYQIRHSLKKIMGDDKVIDYEGINSLSTDEIYLACVSRGVKAYGVPTEELKENLKVWLDLRLRQKVPSVLLVLSSTYTFGGLEKRHEMNQKAYSPIAEEKEKKNRYDELMDVYYDGILQVLSSIPDPVYNVAKLDVSESKSPAAPTPPATVASEHSDSGPVASANEVLKSLKEAGKEPNDFAEAAEEAQQATKAAEKQPSVAVKTSEPAKEEQTEEVEKQHEEEEPISRTDENEFKLNVLKEQEALIKKEQEEAKERTSALPISDDITLDEDDKSQPPIPTDQAPETKVIKKE